A part of Danaus plexippus chromosome 27, MEX_DaPlex, whole genome shotgun sequence genomic DNA contains:
- the LOC116775518 gene encoding serine/threonine-protein kinase Genghis Khan isoform X3 encodes MSDEEDSSPDWALAPTNNIPVLGIKRLKQIETMFISRRLQGPRPQGLSVETLLDMLLVLYDECCNSSLRREKAIADFIQYVKPVATALKRLRLSRDDFELVKVIGRGAFGEVCVVRASFMQGSEPGANSAAASTSSDRVYAMKILNKWEMLKRADTACFQEERDVLVFGDRRWITNLHYAFQDEHNLYLVMDYYCGGDLLTLLSKFEDRLPEDMARFYLAEMVLAVHSVHELKYVHRDIKPDNVLLDASGHIRLADFGSCLRLGDDGKVQSNVAVGTPDYISPEILRAMEDGQGRYGPECDWWSLGVCMYEMLFGETPFYAESLVETYGKIMNHARCFHCPPPDELAPQVSEEAKDLIRRLICSSETRLGRNGLQDFKSHPWFAGLEWENVREMAAPFVPDVSSPTDTSNFDVDDTDIRLSEAVPPPRASGAFSGLHLPFVGFTFTGGSRLCDLGPPTPLSPAKNATKQAPSNASDRAALAALERENALLAHTLADLRAAAGQEESTALAEEIEALKKRNCELEAQLKRFEQVNASIGTQEISSSPQELAARVKDLEVLVNALNIEKEELIKDKNDTVEKLMLQDKELKDAVSQRKLAMAEYNEVTDKLAELRQQKQKLSRQVRDKEEELEVAMSKIDALRQDIRRAEKSRRDLEARLDTALNEAAKERKVREESVRLARVEETGVSPAQDVARLQADIEALEAQYSESLSQQQARYAAELAALREQLHEGDALRNRLNRELQTSKDKLESRRMEQLNDSEDKQMLINENRKMAKDLDAMAENGRRWQAERRAMEHELEELRSKRDSMQHWETQIADIIRWVSDEKEARGYLQALATKMTDELDYLKHASAPRPTASPPAAPPPPGAGWRNRRSQKLDKMEILTLQSSLHSEIQAKQAVGEELSRTRAELLASQRELLETRQRLDSLAHDMKRKEQHIRDMQAKLDTPHQGNSSRQGSAKSSSYWSGKEDNVLDRPPSQMSYLEQFLKDAPQERHYDNVASMNNEQKLLYGSQQSTVLSGSVESPDELGPRPASPASCKSSPSDMSTYTVQEPAGGKQKVHQFLMRSFSSPTKCNHCTSLMIGLTRQGVVCETCGLAVHTRCCGRVAARCPLPPERSRRPLGIDPARGQGTAYEGYVKVPKPGGVKKGWMRQFVVVCDFKLFLYDISQDRNAVPSVCVSQVLDMRDPEFSVTSVKDSDVIHASKRDIPCIFRISTSQLEGDRRYHTLMLAESDSEKTKWVVALSELHRILKKNNLPDKCVYAAASLAAGGGSCSLGAVRGASCAAPLEGARLVLGGDFGLALLDLERAELVPRRQHAPVHTLRYVMEEQLLVVISGRGRNVRLVPLRALECPEAESVKLSEAKGAVDLAVGELHTGVYGFAVVCKRQNSWVVIVYEITRTAARRCRVSELRAPAPVLSVQLVRGRLVLGYRGAIVAHTLHPHPHPAVSLVHPENQVGVFLSNSGARPLCARPAGGDWLLVFTALALYVDRAGLRARDTELMYTAHPQHYAINDTHLLIFTTSHIDVYEIESGDWVQTINLPNARPLDECGWIVLVCGGGPSGAFPFNTDAAPYLVYLRPLLGGGPLNLDHSWYGTNKRRFSVREQSHQAIEAHNRLSERRSRLISAPSNFAHVSHMGPGDGIRSQRLLDLPTTLETADTHQMFGSRESSKRTSPLTISHPAGSYNGSWRTRAPTEAPPSPPHRMDRSVGGGSCGSGSALERCLTPLSLGSMSSLHDVLKVGTEPEPHSEDSGGASPPRREP; translated from the exons TTCTAGGTATAAAGCGTCTGAAGCAGATAGAGACCATGTTCATATCCCGCCGACTCCAGGGACCTCGTCCCCAGGGTCTGAGCGTGGAGACGCTCCTGGATATGCTGTTAGTTCTGTACGATGAGTGCTGTAATAGCAGCCTCAGGAGGGAGAAGGCAATCGCTGACTTCATACAATACG TGAAGCCAGTCGCCACAGCTCTGAAGCGTCTCCGTCTGTCCCGGGATGACTTTGAGCTGGTGAAGGTTATCGGTAGGGGGGCCTTCGGGGAGGTGTGCGTGGTTAGAGCTAGCTTCATGCAg GGCAGCGAGCCGGGTGCTAACAGTGCTGCAGCCTCGACCAGCAGTGACCGCGTCTACGCTATGAAGATACTCAACAAGTGGGAGATGTTAAAG CGAGCTGATACAGCGTGCTTCCAAGAAGAGAGAGACGTCCTCGTGTTCGGTGACAGGAGGTGGATCACCAACCTACACTACGCCTTCCAAGACGAACATAACCTG TACCTGGTGATGGATTACTACTGCGGCGGTGACCTCTTGACCCTGCTGTCCAAGTTCGAAGATCGACTTCCTGAAGATATGGCGCGGTTCTACTTAGCCGAGATGGTGCTAGCCGTGCACAGCGTGCACGAGCTGAAATACGTGCATCG tGACATCAAACCTGACAATGTTCTATTGGACGCGAGCGGTCACATACGACTCGCGGACTTTGGATCCTGTCTGAGGCTAGGGGACGATGGAAAG gTTCAAAGTAACGTAGCTGTCGGCACACCGGATTACATATCACCCGAGATACTGAGG GCCATGGAAGACGGTCAGGGTCGATACGGCCCCGAGTGCGACTGGTGGTCCTTGG GTGTGTGTATGTACGAGATGCTGTTCGGCGAGACTCCGTTCTACGCGGAGTCGCTGGTGGAGACGTACGGCAAGATCATGAACCACGCCCGCTGCTTCCACTGCCCGCCGCCCGACGAGCTGGCGCCCCAG GTCTCGGAGGAAGCGAAGGATCTCATTCGCAGATTGATATGTTCGTCAGAGACTCGTTTGGGAAGAAATGGCTTACAAGATTTCAAG AGTCACCCATGGTTCGCGGGGTTGGAGTGGGAGAACGTGAGAGAGATGGCAGCACCATTCGTACCGGACGTGTCCAGTCCCACTGATACATCCAACTTTGATGTGGACGATACTGACATACG GTTATCCGAGGCTGTGCCCCCGCCCCGTGCATCGGGCGCCTTCTCTGGTCTCCACCTGCCGTTTGTAGGCTTCACATTCACTGGAGGTTCGAGACTGTGTGACCTCGGCCCGCCGACACCTCTCAGTCCAGCCAAGAACGCCACCAAACAG GCGCCGTCAAACGCCAGCGATCGTGCAGCGCTTGCAGCGCTTGAACGCGAGAACGCTTTGTTAGCACACACGCTGGCCGACCTTCGTGCAGCAGCTGGACAAG aagaaTCGACAGCACTCGCAGAAGAAATAGAAGCTCTGAAAAAGAGGAATTGTGAATTGGAAGCGCAGTTGAAGAGATTCGAACAAGTGAACGCTTCTATAGGAACACAG GAGATCTCGTCATCACCTCAAGAACTGGCAGCCAGGGTCAAGGATCTGGAGGTCCTTGTGAACGCTCTGAACATAGAGAAGGAAGAACTGATAAAAGATAAGAACGACACCGTAGAAAAACTCATGTTACag GATAAGGAATTGAAAGACGCTGTCAGTCAACGCAAGCTGGCTATGGCGGAGTACAACGAGGTGACAGACAAGCTGGCCGAGCTGAGGCaacagaaacaaaaactatCTAGACAG GTCCGTGACAAAGAGGAAGAGTTGGAGGTGGCGATGTCCAAAATTGACGCTCTGCGGCAGGACATACGGAGAGCTGAGAAATCCAGGAGAGATTTAGAGGCGAGGCTAGATACAGCGTTGAATGAAGCCGCCAAg gaaAGAAAAGTCCGTGAAGAGAGTGTTCGTCTGGCGAGGGTCGAGGAGACAGGAGTGTCACCAGCACAAGACGTGGCCAGGCTACAGGCGGATATAGAGGCGCTGGAG gctCAATATTCGGAGTCGCTCTCCCAACAGCAGGCCAGGTATGCGGCTGAGCTGGCGGCGCTCAGGGAACAGTTGCATGAGGGAGACGCTCTCAGGAACAGGCTTAACAGGGAG CTGCAGACGTCCAAAGATAAGTTGGAGAGTCGCAGGATGGAACAACTGAACGACAGTGAGGACAAACAGATGTTGATCAACGAGAACAGGAAAATGGCCAAGGACCTGGACGCT ATGGCGGAGAACGGTCGGCGGTGGCAGGCGGAGAGACGAGCTATGGAACACGAGCTGGAGGAGCTCAGGTCCAAGAGAGATTCCATGCAGCATTGGGAGACTCAG ATTGCTGATATAATAAGATGGGTGTCTGATGAGAAGGAGGCTCGGGGCTACCTGCAGGCCCTCGCTACCAAGATGACAGACGAGTTAGACTACCTCAAACACG CGAGTGCCCCCCGTCCGACCGCATCCCCTCCCGCCGCGCCCCCGCCCCCCGGAGCCGGCTGGAGGAACAGACGCTCGCAGAAACTGGACAAGATGGAGATACTGACTCTACAGTCATCACTACACTCAGAGATACAGGCCAAGCAGGCTGTGGGAGAGGAGCTCAGTAGGACCAGGGCCGAACTGCTAGCTAGTCAGAG AGAGCTGTTGGAGACCAGGCAGCGTTTGGACTCGCTGGCTCATGACATGAAGCGGAAGGAACAACACATCAGGGACATGCAGGCTAAGTTGGACACGCCGCACCAGGGGAACTCCT CCAGGCAAGGTTCCGCCAAGTCTTCCAGCTACTGGAGCGGTAAAGAAGACAATG ttttggaTCGTCCGCCGTCACAGATGAGCTATTTGGAGCAGTTCCTCAAGGACGCGCCCCAGGAACGACATTACGACAATGTGGCCTCTATGAACAACGAGCAGAAG CTGCTGTACGGCTCCCAGCAATCTACGGTATTGTCGGGGTCGGTGGAGTCCCCTGACGAGTTGGGGCCTCGCCCCGCCTCGCCGGCCTCCTGCAAGAGCTCACCCAGCGACATGTCCACC TACACCGTGCAGGAGCCGGCGGGCGGCAAGCAGAAGGTGCACCAGTTCCTCATGAGGAGCTTCAGCAGCCCCACCAAGTGTAACCACTGCACCTCCCTCATG ATCGGGCTGACTCGTCAGGGCGTGGTGTGCGAGACGTGCGGGCTGGCCGTCCACACGAGGTGCTGCGGCCGGGTGGCGGCGCGCTGTCCCCTGCCGCCCGAGCGCTCCAGGAGACCGCTGGGCATCGACCCCGCAAGGGGACAGGGGACGGCCTACGAGGGATACGTCAAG GTGCCTAAGCCCGGCGGGGTCAAGAAGGGTTGGATGCGCCAGTTCGTAGTGGTCTGTGACTTCAAACTATTCCTCTACGACATATCTCAGGACAG GAACGCGGTGCCCTCAGTGTGTGTGAGCCAGGTCCTCGACATGCGCGACCCTGAGTTCAGCGTGACCTCCGTCAAAGATTCGGATGTCATACACGCCAGTAAACGAGACATACCCTGCATATTTAGG ATATCAACATCCCAGCTGGAGGGGGATCGTCGATACCACACGCTGATGTTGGCTGAATCTGACTCGGAAAAGACCAAGTGGGTGGTCGCCCTCAGCGAACTGCACCGGATACTCAAGAAGAACAATCTGCCTGACAAATGT GTGTATGCTGCAGCGTCCCTGGCTGCTGGTGGCGGTTCATGTTCGTTGGGCGCGGTCCGCGGCGCTTCGTGTGCGGCGCCGCTAGAGGGCGCTCGTCTAGTGCTGGGAGGAGACTTCGGTCTTGCCCTGCTGGACTTGGAGCGAGCTGAACTGGTGCCCAGGAGACAGCACGCGCCCGTACACACGCTGAGATACGTCATGGAAGAACAACTACTAg TGGTGATATCTGGCCGCGGTCGCAATGTCCGGTTGGTGCCTCTGAGGGCGCTGGAGTGCCCCGAGGCGGAGAGCGTCAAGCTGTCCGAGGCCAAGGGAGCGGTGGACCTCGCCGTGGGGGAACTGCACACAGGGGTCTACGGGTTCGCTGTGGTCTGCAAGCGACAG AACTCGTGGGTGGTGATCGTGTACGAGATCACCCGCACCGCGGCCCGGCGCTGTCGCGTGTCCGAGCTGAGAGCCCCCGCGCCTGTACTGAGCGTGCAGCTGGTCAGGGGTCGACTTGTGCTGGGCTACCGAGGGGCGATCGTCGCCCACACGCTGCATCCACACCCACACCCCGCCGTCT CGCTGGTGCACCCTGAGAACCAGGTGGGCGTGTTCCTGTCCAACTCGGGCGCGCGGCCGCTGTGCGCGCGGCCGGCGGGCGGCGACTGGCTGCTCGTGTTCACGGCCCTGGCGCTGTACGTGGACCGAGCGGGCCTCCGCGCCCGGGACACCGAGCTCATGTACACGGCGCACCCGCAGCACTACG CCATCAACGACACGCACCTGTTAATCTTCACGACGTCTCACATAGACGTGTACGAGATCGAGTCCGGCGACTGGGTGCAGACTATCAATTTAC CCAACGCCCGGCCCTTGGACGAGTGCGGGTGGATCGTGTTGGTCTGTGGCGGCGGGCCCTCGGGCGCCTTTCCCTTCAACACGGACGCCGCGCCCTACCTGGTGTACCTCAGGCCCCTGCTCGGAG GCGGACCTCTGAACCTGGATCACTCGTGGTACGGAACCAACAAGAGGCGGTTCTCAGTCAGGGAACAATCACACCAGGCTATCGAGGCCCACAACAGACT GTCCGAGCGCCGTTCGCGTCTCATATCAGCTCCCAGCAACTTCGCCCACGTGTCCCATATGGGTCCCGGGGACGGCATCCGCTCACAGAGGCTACTCGACCTGCCCACCACCCTGGAGACGGCCGACACGCACCAG ATGTTCGGCAGCCGCGAGAGCAGCAAGCGGACCTCCCCGCTCACCATATCCCATCCCGCGGGGTCGTACAACg GTTCGTGGCGCACCCGGGCTCCGACGGAAGCTCCGCCCTCGCCGCCTCACAGGATGGACAG GTCGGTGGGTGGAGGCTCGTGCGGTAGTGGCTCGGCCCTGGAGCGCTGCCTCACCCCGCTCAGCCTGGGCAGCATGAGCTCGCTCCACGACGTGCTCAAG GTCGGGACGGAGCCGGAGCCCCACTCGGAGGACAGCGGCGGCGCTTCGCCCCCCAGACGCGAGCCCTGA
- the LOC116775518 gene encoding serine/threonine-protein kinase Genghis Khan isoform X5, producing the protein MSDEEDSSPDWALAPTNNIPVLGIKRLKQIETMFISRRLQGPRPQGLSVETLLDMLLVLYDECCNSSLRREKAIADFIQYVKPVATALKRLRLSRDDFELVKVIGRGAFGEVCVVRASFMQGSEPGANSAAASTSSDRVYAMKILNKWEMLKRADTACFQEERDVLVFGDRRWITNLHYAFQDEHNLYLVMDYYCGGDLLTLLSKFEDRLPEDMARFYLAEMVLAVHSVHELKYVHRDIKPDNVLLDASGHIRLADFGSCLRLGDDGKVQSNVAVGTPDYISPEILRAMEDGQGRYGPECDWWSLGVCMYEMLFGETPFYAESLVETYGKIMNHARCFHCPPPDELAPQVSEEAKDLIRRLICSSETRLGRNGLQDFKSHPWFAGLEWENVREMAAPFVPDVSSPTDTSNFDVDDTDIRLSEAVPPPRASGAFSGLHLPFVGFTFTGGSRLCDLGPPTPLSPAKNATKQAPSNASDRAALAALERENALLAHTLADLRAAAGQEESTALAEEIEALKKRNCELEAQLKRFEQVNASIGTQEISSSPQELAARVKDLEVLVNALNIEKEELIKDKNDTVEKLMLQDKELKDAVSQRKLAMAEYNEVTDKLAELRQQKQKLSRQVRDKEEELEVAMSKIDALRQDIRRAEKSRRDLEARLDTALNEAAKERKVREESVRLARVEETGVSPAQDVARLQADIEALEAQYSESLSQQQARYAAELAALREQLHEGDALRNRLNRELQTSKDKLESRRMEQLNDSEDKQMLINENRKMAKDLDAMAENGRRWQAERRAMEHELEELRSKRDSMQHWETQIADIIRWVSDEKEARGYLQALATKMTDELDYLKHASAPRPTASPPAAPPPPGAGWRNRRSQKLDKMEILTLQSSLHSEIQAKQAVGEELSRTRAELLASQRELLETRQRLDSLAHDMKRKEQHIRDMQAKLDTPHQGNSSRQGSAKSSSYWSGKEDNVLDRPPSQMSYLEQFLKDAPQERHYDNVASMNNEQKLLYGSQQSTVLSGSVESPDELGPRPASPASCKSSPSDMSTEPAGGKQKVHQFLMRSFSSPTKCNHCTSLMIGLTRQGVVCETCGLAVHTRCCGRVAARCPLPPERSRRPLGIDPARGQGTAYEGYVKVPKPGGVKKGWMRQFVVVCDFKLFLYDISQDRNAVPSVCVSQVLDMRDPEFSVTSVKDSDVIHASKRDIPCIFRISTSQLEGDRRYHTLMLAESDSEKTKWVVALSELHRILKKNNLPDKCVYAAASLAAGGGSCSLGAVRGASCAAPLEGARLVLGGDFGLALLDLERAELVPRRQHAPVHTLRYVMEEQLLVVISGRGRNVRLVPLRALECPEAESVKLSEAKGAVDLAVGELHTGVYGFAVVCKRQNSWVVIVYEITRTAARRCRVSELRAPAPVLSVQLVRGRLVLGYRGAIVAHTLHPHPHPAVSLVHPENQVGVFLSNSGARPLCARPAGGDWLLVFTALALYVDRAGLRARDTELMYTAHPQHYAINDTHLLIFTTSHIDVYEIESGDWVQTINLPNARPLDECGWIVLVCGGGPSGAFPFNTDAAPYLVYLRPLLGGGPLNLDHSWYGTNKRRFSVREQSHQAIEAHNRLSERRSRLISAPSNFAHVSHMGPGDGIRSQRLLDLPTTLETADTHQMFGSRESSKRTSPLTISHPAGSYNGSWRTRAPTEAPPSPPHRMDRSVGGGSCGSGSALERCLTPLSLGSMSSLHDVLKVGTEPEPHSEDSGGASPPRREP; encoded by the exons TTCTAGGTATAAAGCGTCTGAAGCAGATAGAGACCATGTTCATATCCCGCCGACTCCAGGGACCTCGTCCCCAGGGTCTGAGCGTGGAGACGCTCCTGGATATGCTGTTAGTTCTGTACGATGAGTGCTGTAATAGCAGCCTCAGGAGGGAGAAGGCAATCGCTGACTTCATACAATACG TGAAGCCAGTCGCCACAGCTCTGAAGCGTCTCCGTCTGTCCCGGGATGACTTTGAGCTGGTGAAGGTTATCGGTAGGGGGGCCTTCGGGGAGGTGTGCGTGGTTAGAGCTAGCTTCATGCAg GGCAGCGAGCCGGGTGCTAACAGTGCTGCAGCCTCGACCAGCAGTGACCGCGTCTACGCTATGAAGATACTCAACAAGTGGGAGATGTTAAAG CGAGCTGATACAGCGTGCTTCCAAGAAGAGAGAGACGTCCTCGTGTTCGGTGACAGGAGGTGGATCACCAACCTACACTACGCCTTCCAAGACGAACATAACCTG TACCTGGTGATGGATTACTACTGCGGCGGTGACCTCTTGACCCTGCTGTCCAAGTTCGAAGATCGACTTCCTGAAGATATGGCGCGGTTCTACTTAGCCGAGATGGTGCTAGCCGTGCACAGCGTGCACGAGCTGAAATACGTGCATCG tGACATCAAACCTGACAATGTTCTATTGGACGCGAGCGGTCACATACGACTCGCGGACTTTGGATCCTGTCTGAGGCTAGGGGACGATGGAAAG gTTCAAAGTAACGTAGCTGTCGGCACACCGGATTACATATCACCCGAGATACTGAGG GCCATGGAAGACGGTCAGGGTCGATACGGCCCCGAGTGCGACTGGTGGTCCTTGG GTGTGTGTATGTACGAGATGCTGTTCGGCGAGACTCCGTTCTACGCGGAGTCGCTGGTGGAGACGTACGGCAAGATCATGAACCACGCCCGCTGCTTCCACTGCCCGCCGCCCGACGAGCTGGCGCCCCAG GTCTCGGAGGAAGCGAAGGATCTCATTCGCAGATTGATATGTTCGTCAGAGACTCGTTTGGGAAGAAATGGCTTACAAGATTTCAAG AGTCACCCATGGTTCGCGGGGTTGGAGTGGGAGAACGTGAGAGAGATGGCAGCACCATTCGTACCGGACGTGTCCAGTCCCACTGATACATCCAACTTTGATGTGGACGATACTGACATACG GTTATCCGAGGCTGTGCCCCCGCCCCGTGCATCGGGCGCCTTCTCTGGTCTCCACCTGCCGTTTGTAGGCTTCACATTCACTGGAGGTTCGAGACTGTGTGACCTCGGCCCGCCGACACCTCTCAGTCCAGCCAAGAACGCCACCAAACAG GCGCCGTCAAACGCCAGCGATCGTGCAGCGCTTGCAGCGCTTGAACGCGAGAACGCTTTGTTAGCACACACGCTGGCCGACCTTCGTGCAGCAGCTGGACAAG aagaaTCGACAGCACTCGCAGAAGAAATAGAAGCTCTGAAAAAGAGGAATTGTGAATTGGAAGCGCAGTTGAAGAGATTCGAACAAGTGAACGCTTCTATAGGAACACAG GAGATCTCGTCATCACCTCAAGAACTGGCAGCCAGGGTCAAGGATCTGGAGGTCCTTGTGAACGCTCTGAACATAGAGAAGGAAGAACTGATAAAAGATAAGAACGACACCGTAGAAAAACTCATGTTACag GATAAGGAATTGAAAGACGCTGTCAGTCAACGCAAGCTGGCTATGGCGGAGTACAACGAGGTGACAGACAAGCTGGCCGAGCTGAGGCaacagaaacaaaaactatCTAGACAG GTCCGTGACAAAGAGGAAGAGTTGGAGGTGGCGATGTCCAAAATTGACGCTCTGCGGCAGGACATACGGAGAGCTGAGAAATCCAGGAGAGATTTAGAGGCGAGGCTAGATACAGCGTTGAATGAAGCCGCCAAg gaaAGAAAAGTCCGTGAAGAGAGTGTTCGTCTGGCGAGGGTCGAGGAGACAGGAGTGTCACCAGCACAAGACGTGGCCAGGCTACAGGCGGATATAGAGGCGCTGGAG gctCAATATTCGGAGTCGCTCTCCCAACAGCAGGCCAGGTATGCGGCTGAGCTGGCGGCGCTCAGGGAACAGTTGCATGAGGGAGACGCTCTCAGGAACAGGCTTAACAGGGAG CTGCAGACGTCCAAAGATAAGTTGGAGAGTCGCAGGATGGAACAACTGAACGACAGTGAGGACAAACAGATGTTGATCAACGAGAACAGGAAAATGGCCAAGGACCTGGACGCT ATGGCGGAGAACGGTCGGCGGTGGCAGGCGGAGAGACGAGCTATGGAACACGAGCTGGAGGAGCTCAGGTCCAAGAGAGATTCCATGCAGCATTGGGAGACTCAG ATTGCTGATATAATAAGATGGGTGTCTGATGAGAAGGAGGCTCGGGGCTACCTGCAGGCCCTCGCTACCAAGATGACAGACGAGTTAGACTACCTCAAACACG CGAGTGCCCCCCGTCCGACCGCATCCCCTCCCGCCGCGCCCCCGCCCCCCGGAGCCGGCTGGAGGAACAGACGCTCGCAGAAACTGGACAAGATGGAGATACTGACTCTACAGTCATCACTACACTCAGAGATACAGGCCAAGCAGGCTGTGGGAGAGGAGCTCAGTAGGACCAGGGCCGAACTGCTAGCTAGTCAGAG AGAGCTGTTGGAGACCAGGCAGCGTTTGGACTCGCTGGCTCATGACATGAAGCGGAAGGAACAACACATCAGGGACATGCAGGCTAAGTTGGACACGCCGCACCAGGGGAACTCCT CCAGGCAAGGTTCCGCCAAGTCTTCCAGCTACTGGAGCGGTAAAGAAGACAATG ttttggaTCGTCCGCCGTCACAGATGAGCTATTTGGAGCAGTTCCTCAAGGACGCGCCCCAGGAACGACATTACGACAATGTGGCCTCTATGAACAACGAGCAGAAG CTGCTGTACGGCTCCCAGCAATCTACGGTATTGTCGGGGTCGGTGGAGTCCCCTGACGAGTTGGGGCCTCGCCCCGCCTCGCCGGCCTCCTGCAAGAGCTCACCCAGCGACATGTCCACC GAGCCGGCGGGCGGCAAGCAGAAGGTGCACCAGTTCCTCATGAGGAGCTTCAGCAGCCCCACCAAGTGTAACCACTGCACCTCCCTCATG ATCGGGCTGACTCGTCAGGGCGTGGTGTGCGAGACGTGCGGGCTGGCCGTCCACACGAGGTGCTGCGGCCGGGTGGCGGCGCGCTGTCCCCTGCCGCCCGAGCGCTCCAGGAGACCGCTGGGCATCGACCCCGCAAGGGGACAGGGGACGGCCTACGAGGGATACGTCAAG GTGCCTAAGCCCGGCGGGGTCAAGAAGGGTTGGATGCGCCAGTTCGTAGTGGTCTGTGACTTCAAACTATTCCTCTACGACATATCTCAGGACAG GAACGCGGTGCCCTCAGTGTGTGTGAGCCAGGTCCTCGACATGCGCGACCCTGAGTTCAGCGTGACCTCCGTCAAAGATTCGGATGTCATACACGCCAGTAAACGAGACATACCCTGCATATTTAGG ATATCAACATCCCAGCTGGAGGGGGATCGTCGATACCACACGCTGATGTTGGCTGAATCTGACTCGGAAAAGACCAAGTGGGTGGTCGCCCTCAGCGAACTGCACCGGATACTCAAGAAGAACAATCTGCCTGACAAATGT GTGTATGCTGCAGCGTCCCTGGCTGCTGGTGGCGGTTCATGTTCGTTGGGCGCGGTCCGCGGCGCTTCGTGTGCGGCGCCGCTAGAGGGCGCTCGTCTAGTGCTGGGAGGAGACTTCGGTCTTGCCCTGCTGGACTTGGAGCGAGCTGAACTGGTGCCCAGGAGACAGCACGCGCCCGTACACACGCTGAGATACGTCATGGAAGAACAACTACTAg TGGTGATATCTGGCCGCGGTCGCAATGTCCGGTTGGTGCCTCTGAGGGCGCTGGAGTGCCCCGAGGCGGAGAGCGTCAAGCTGTCCGAGGCCAAGGGAGCGGTGGACCTCGCCGTGGGGGAACTGCACACAGGGGTCTACGGGTTCGCTGTGGTCTGCAAGCGACAG AACTCGTGGGTGGTGATCGTGTACGAGATCACCCGCACCGCGGCCCGGCGCTGTCGCGTGTCCGAGCTGAGAGCCCCCGCGCCTGTACTGAGCGTGCAGCTGGTCAGGGGTCGACTTGTGCTGGGCTACCGAGGGGCGATCGTCGCCCACACGCTGCATCCACACCCACACCCCGCCGTCT CGCTGGTGCACCCTGAGAACCAGGTGGGCGTGTTCCTGTCCAACTCGGGCGCGCGGCCGCTGTGCGCGCGGCCGGCGGGCGGCGACTGGCTGCTCGTGTTCACGGCCCTGGCGCTGTACGTGGACCGAGCGGGCCTCCGCGCCCGGGACACCGAGCTCATGTACACGGCGCACCCGCAGCACTACG CCATCAACGACACGCACCTGTTAATCTTCACGACGTCTCACATAGACGTGTACGAGATCGAGTCCGGCGACTGGGTGCAGACTATCAATTTAC CCAACGCCCGGCCCTTGGACGAGTGCGGGTGGATCGTGTTGGTCTGTGGCGGCGGGCCCTCGGGCGCCTTTCCCTTCAACACGGACGCCGCGCCCTACCTGGTGTACCTCAGGCCCCTGCTCGGAG GCGGACCTCTGAACCTGGATCACTCGTGGTACGGAACCAACAAGAGGCGGTTCTCAGTCAGGGAACAATCACACCAGGCTATCGAGGCCCACAACAGACT GTCCGAGCGCCGTTCGCGTCTCATATCAGCTCCCAGCAACTTCGCCCACGTGTCCCATATGGGTCCCGGGGACGGCATCCGCTCACAGAGGCTACTCGACCTGCCCACCACCCTGGAGACGGCCGACACGCACCAG ATGTTCGGCAGCCGCGAGAGCAGCAAGCGGACCTCCCCGCTCACCATATCCCATCCCGCGGGGTCGTACAACg GTTCGTGGCGCACCCGGGCTCCGACGGAAGCTCCGCCCTCGCCGCCTCACAGGATGGACAG GTCGGTGGGTGGAGGCTCGTGCGGTAGTGGCTCGGCCCTGGAGCGCTGCCTCACCCCGCTCAGCCTGGGCAGCATGAGCTCGCTCCACGACGTGCTCAAG GTCGGGACGGAGCCGGAGCCCCACTCGGAGGACAGCGGCGGCGCTTCGCCCCCCAGACGCGAGCCCTGA